Proteins encoded by one window of Rhodamnia argentea isolate NSW1041297 chromosome 6, ASM2092103v1, whole genome shotgun sequence:
- the LOC115734524 gene encoding phenylacetaldehyde reductase-like: MSETIGAGKVVCVTGASGYIASWLVKLLLQRGYTVKASVRDPNDTKKTEHLLALNGAKERLQLFKANLLEEGSFDPIVEGCAGVFHTASPFYHDVKDPQTELLDPAVKGTLNVLKSCSKKPSVQRVVLTSSMAALSLNIRPRAPDVVVDESWFSDPDLCRQTNMWYVLSKTSAEEAAWKFVEEKGIDMVTINPAMVIGPLLQPALNTSAAAIANMINGAPTFPNASFGWVNVKDVANAHILAFEVPSASGRYCLFERVAHYSEIVGMLHELYPSVQLPEKCADDKPFVLVYQVSKEKVKSLGIDYIPLEQSLKETVESMKEKGFIKF, translated from the exons ATGAGCGAGACGATCGGCGCCGGAAAGGTCGTGTGCGTGACCGGAGCATCCGGTTACATCGCCTCATGGCTCGTCAAGCTCCTCCTGCAGCGTGGCTACACCGTCAAGGCTTCTGTTCGCGATCCAA ATGATACAAAAAAGACTGAACATTTGCTTGCACTTAATGGAGCGAAGGAGAGACTTCAACTGTTCAAAGCAAACCTGCTTGAAGAGGGTTCATTTGATCCTATTGTTGAGGGTTGTGCAGGAGTTTTTCACACTGCCTCACCCTTTTATCATGATGTCAAGGATCCGCAG ACAGAATTACTTGATCCTGCTGTGAAGGGAACTCTTAATGTTCTGAAGTCATGTTCCAAGAAACCTTCTGTGCAGCGTGTGGTCTTGACATCATCTATGGCTGCACTTTCGTTGAATATAAGACCGCGGGCACCTGATGTTGTGGTGGATGAAAGTTGGTTTTCGGATCCAGACTTGTGCAGACAAACCAAC ATGTGGTATGTGCTCTCCAAGACTTCAGCTGAGGAAGCTGCCTGGAAATTTGTGGAAGAAAAGGGTATTGACATGGTTACAATCAACCCAGCTATGGTGATTGGTCCTCTTTTGCAGCCAGCACTTAACACAAGTGCTGCGGCAATTGCCAATATGATAAATG GTGCACCAACTTTTCCAAATGCAAGTTTTGGATGGGTCAATGTCAAAGATGTTGCAAATGCTCATATACTGGCATTTGAGGTCCCGTCAGCCAGCGGCAGATACTGTTTATTTGAGAGGGTTGCACACTACTCCGAGATTGTGGGGATGTTACACGAGCTTTACCCTTCTGTCCAGCTTCCAGAAAA GTGCGCGGACGACAAGCCTTTCGTGCTAGTCTATCAGGTTTCCAAGGAGAAAGTGAAAAGCTTGGGGATCGACTACATTCCTCTGGAGCAGAGTTTGAAGGAAACTGTTGAAAGCATGAAGGAGAAGGGATTTATTAAATTCTGA
- the LOC115734522 gene encoding phenylacetaldehyde reductase-like translates to MSATIGAGKVVCVTGASGYIASWLVKLLLQRGYTVKASVRDPNDTKKTEHLLALNGAKERLQLFKANLLEEGSFDPIVEGCAGVFHTASPFYHDVKDPQAELLDPAVKGTLNVLKSCSKTPSVQRVVLTSSMAAVSYNVRPRTPDVVVDESWFSDPDLCIQTNMWYVLSKTLAEDAAWKFVKEKGIDMVTINPAMVIGPLLQPTFNTSSAAIANMINGAPTFPNASFGWVNVKDVANAHILAFEVPSASGRYCLVERVAHYSEIVRILRQLYPSVQLPEKCADDKPFVPIYQVSKEKVKSLGIDYIPLEQSLKETVESVKEKGFIKF, encoded by the exons ATGAGCGCGACGATCGGCGCCGGAAAGGTCGTGTGTGTGACTGGAGCGTCCGGTTACATCGCCTCATGGCTCGTCAAGCTCCTCCTGCAGCGTGGCTACACCGTCAAGGCTTCTGTTCGCGATCCAA ATGATACAAAAAAGACTGAACATTTGCTTGCACTTAATGGAGCGAAGGAGAGACTTCAACTGTTCAAAGCAAACCTGCTTGAAGAGGGTTCATTTGATCCTATTGTTGAGGGTTGTGCAGGAGTTTTTCACACTGCCTCGCCCTTTTATCATGATGTCAAGGATCCGCAG GCAGAATTACTTGATCCTGCTGTGAAGGGAACTCTTAATGTTCTGAAGTCATGTTCCAAGACACCTTCTGTGCAGCGTGTGGTCTTGACATCATCTATGGCTGCAGTTTCTTACAATGTAAGACCGCGGACACCTGATGTTGTGGTGGATGAAAGTTGGTTTTCGGATCCAGACTTGTGCATACAAACCAAC ATGTGGTATGTGCTCTCCAAGACTTTGGCTGAGGACGCTGCCTGGAAATTTGTGAAAGAAAAGGGTATTGACATGGTTACAATCAACCCAGCTATGGTGATTGGTCCTCTTTTGCAGCCAACATTTAACACAAGTTCTGCGGCAATTGCCAATATGATAAATG GTGCACCAACTTTTCCAAATGCAAGTTTTGGATGGGTCAATGTCAAAGATGTTGCAAATGCTCATATACTGGCATTTGAGGTCCCATCAGCCAGCGGCAGATACTGTTTAGTTGAGAGGGTTGCACACTACTCCGAGATTGTGAGGATCTTACGCCAGCTTTACCCTTCTGTCCAGCTTCCAGAAAA GTGTGCGGACGACAAGCCTTTCGTGCCAATCTATCAGGTTTCCAAGGAGAAAGTGAAAAGCTTGGGGATCGACTACATTCCTCTGGAGCAGAGTTTGAAGGAAACTGTTGAAAGCGTGAAGGAGAAGGGATTTATTAAATTCTGA
- the LOC115734520 gene encoding protein RETICULATA-RELATED 4, chloroplastic, producing the protein MAIATFFNHTVSLHNRATATNSGPFLPPPASLQPPSLLRLRLSSASPASLATHQSRPPLHIALCSGGHSGGGGGDDGPSSGGGGGGDNAGDNNKKEALMVLAEAGRGVESLPGDLAAALGAGRIPGSVVTRYFELEKSALFRWLLQFGGFKERLLADDLFLAKVGIECGVGLFTKTAAEYQRRGEKFFEELEIVFADVVMAILADFMLVYLPAPTVSLRPALATNAGSLAKFFYRCPDNAFQTALPGISYSFLQRMGSILRNGTKLFAVGTASSLVGTFVTNALINARKAVDNRSAEVENVPILSTSAAYGVYMAVSSNLRYQVLAGVIEQRMLEPLLHQHKFMLSAICFAVRTGNTYLGSLLWVDYARWIGIQ; encoded by the exons ATGGCAATCGCCACCTTCTTCAACCACACCGTCTCTCTTCACAACCGCGCCACCGCCACCAACAGCGGCCCTTTCCTCCCACCCCCGGCCTCTTTACAGCCACCTTCCCtgctccgcctccgcctctCCTCCGCCTCCCCCGCCTCTCTCGCCACCCACCAAAGCCGCCCTCCCCTCCACATAGCCCtctgctccggcggccattccggcggcggaggcggggACGACGGCCCCTCCTCCGGCGGCGGAGGGGGCGGAGACAATGCCGGCGATAACAACAAGAAGGAGGCGCTCATGGTGCTGGCGGAGGCGGGTCGAGGCGTAGAGAGCTTGCCAGGGGATCTGGCGGCGGCTCTTGGCGCCGGGAGGATCCCGGGGTCGGTGGTTACGAGGTACTTCGAGCTGGAGAAGTCAGCGCTGTTCCGTTGGTTGCTTCAGTTCGGTGGGTTTAAGGAAAGGTTGTTGGCTGATGACCTGTTCTTGGCCAAGGTCGGGATTGAATGTGGTGTCGGGCTCTTCACAAAG ACTGCCGCGGAGTATCAACGCCGGGGAGAGAAATTTTTCGAGGAGCTGGAAATTGTTTTTGCTGATGTG GTAATGGCAATACTTGCGGATTTCATGCTTGTTTATCTCCCTGCCCCAACGGTTTCTCTCCGCCCTGCTCTTGCCACCAACGCTGGATCACTGGCAAAGTTCTTCTATAGATGTCCCGACAATGCATTTCAG ACTGCACTTCCTGGAATATCGTATTCGTTCTTACAGAGGATGGGTTCCATACTG CGTAATGGCACAAAGCTTTTTGCTGTCGGCACTGCATCATCCTTG gttggtacatttgtgacaaatgccTTGATTAACGCAAGGAAGGCTGTTGATAACAGATCTGCTGAAGTGGAAAATGTACCGATTTTGTCAACAAGTGCTGCCTATGGTGTTTACATGGCTGTTTCAAGTAATCTCAG GTACCAAGTGCTAGCTGGTGTAATTGAGCAGAGGATGTTAGAGCCCTTGCTACACCAACACAAATTCATGCTCAGTGCTATTTGCTTTGCTGTTCGAACCGGCAACACATACTTGGGCTCCCTATT GTGGGTAGATTATGCACGTTGGATAGGTATTCAGTAG